A single region of the Mycobacteriales bacterium genome encodes:
- a CDS encoding ATP-binding protein, whose translation MARREEPRPAPLALALREIAGNITLTKRSAYAWYVVPPARWAWRADGDRRGMVDAAGIAYAGLAGRRLRIRVTSRPYPVAAWARGLHARTPSPLPGTEDNTWSDNLLAQQRYLRTSATAEKEVYLGVEIAPRGRLTAMMESLMGKTGNRELAHLDRDVELISEMVASPGIGGAPADPRRMEWLLHRSVGLGLPAPGGLMSPPGLSAEWETTDLHAFTEGVVVRPTPLGRCVQMVDRRPDHDPLTSYVAVVTLGRMPEMIIPDPRGPWLSATDALPFPVEVSATVDILAGTATRTGVTKALLRIRDQQRQYQIHDVDEPASLTRQADHARRIEDEMSHGDDLVSTRTEGWYRLAVAGRTENECMERVRAVRDLYKRRHMDAVLTKGQASLVREFVPGEPVASTAYRRRLPMRYFAAGLPQVSTRLGDRRGPLIGIIASSVRRPVMFDSHYSTEVKKASGLVPIVGRQGAGKSVLEAAICYQAARRGIRTVMLDPSGPLAALCDMPELREFSEHIDLAKAPPGTLSPWAVVPEPQPGHFDNQEQYDEAMDEARAERKTLAIDIARMLLPAQIDGNPHTEPLLLRAIREVGAEPTSNYWAVTWRLREYAGLRFDGTPMAEDDEGYKRLRDEGAAMHAQTLADLLSDTAETRQGRLFFPPLTPYGQELAARPPHTEAVLTVITMSGLVLPNPTVPREHWSFTERMSVPALHLASWYATRAVYGLPRHVRKVLALDECHFLAMWPVGRALFQRVGRDTRKYNVCCLAASQDPSDTLNMDVANHVAASFVGRIEDERVAADALRLLGVPTDAGYEHAIGTLSQPGPDGTPPDYREFVFRDADGNVDRFVADLSYNEGLLAVVNTDARQPGEGDADPSTVDDYADFTDDKVNA comes from the coding sequence ATGGCCCGCCGCGAGGAGCCGCGCCCGGCGCCGCTCGCGCTAGCCCTGCGCGAGATCGCCGGCAACATCACCCTCACCAAGCGCAGTGCGTACGCCTGGTATGTGGTGCCGCCCGCCCGCTGGGCCTGGCGCGCCGACGGCGACCGCCGCGGCATGGTCGACGCCGCCGGCATCGCGTACGCGGGGCTGGCCGGCCGGCGGCTGCGCATCCGCGTCACCAGCCGGCCCTACCCGGTGGCGGCCTGGGCCCGCGGCCTGCACGCCCGCACCCCGTCCCCGCTGCCCGGCACCGAGGACAACACCTGGTCGGACAACCTGCTCGCGCAGCAGCGCTACCTGCGTACGTCGGCGACCGCGGAGAAGGAGGTCTACCTCGGCGTCGAGATCGCGCCCCGGGGCCGCCTGACCGCGATGATGGAAAGCCTGATGGGCAAGACCGGCAACCGCGAGCTGGCCCACCTCGACCGCGACGTCGAGCTGATCAGCGAGATGGTCGCCTCCCCCGGCATCGGCGGCGCCCCGGCCGACCCGCGCCGGATGGAGTGGCTGCTGCACCGCTCGGTCGGCCTCGGCCTGCCCGCGCCCGGCGGCCTGATGTCGCCGCCCGGGCTGTCGGCGGAGTGGGAGACCACCGACCTGCACGCGTTCACCGAGGGGGTCGTGGTTCGCCCGACACCCCTCGGCCGCTGCGTGCAGATGGTCGACCGCCGCCCCGACCACGACCCGCTGACCTCGTACGTCGCGGTGGTCACCCTGGGGCGGATGCCGGAGATGATCATCCCGGACCCGCGCGGGCCCTGGCTGTCGGCGACGGACGCGCTGCCGTTCCCGGTCGAGGTCTCCGCGACCGTCGACATCCTGGCCGGCACGGCGACCCGGACCGGCGTGACCAAGGCCCTGCTGCGCATCCGCGACCAGCAGCGGCAGTACCAGATCCACGACGTCGACGAGCCGGCCTCGCTGACCCGGCAGGCCGACCACGCCCGGCGCATCGAGGACGAGATGAGCCACGGCGACGACCTCGTCTCGACCCGGACCGAGGGCTGGTACCGGCTGGCCGTGGCCGGCCGGACCGAGAACGAGTGCATGGAGCGGGTCCGGGCCGTGCGCGACCTCTACAAGCGCCGGCACATGGACGCGGTGCTGACCAAGGGCCAGGCCAGCCTGGTGCGGGAGTTCGTGCCGGGCGAGCCGGTGGCATCCACCGCGTACCGGCGACGGCTGCCGATGCGGTATTTCGCCGCCGGCCTGCCCCAGGTGAGCACCCGGCTCGGCGACCGCCGCGGGCCGCTGATCGGGATCATCGCGTCGAGTGTCCGGCGCCCGGTGATGTTCGACAGCCACTACTCGACCGAGGTGAAGAAGGCCTCCGGGCTGGTCCCGATCGTGGGCCGGCAGGGCGCGGGCAAGTCCGTGCTGGAGGCCGCGATCTGTTACCAGGCCGCCCGCCGCGGGATCCGTACGGTCATGCTCGACCCGTCCGGGCCGCTCGCCGCCCTCTGCGACATGCCGGAGCTGCGGGAGTTCTCCGAACACATCGACCTGGCCAAGGCCCCGCCCGGCACGCTGTCGCCGTGGGCCGTGGTCCCGGAGCCGCAGCCGGGCCACTTCGACAACCAGGAGCAGTACGACGAGGCGATGGACGAGGCCCGCGCCGAGCGCAAGACGCTGGCCATCGACATCGCCCGGATGCTGCTGCCGGCCCAGATCGACGGCAACCCGCACACCGAGCCGCTGCTGCTGCGGGCGATCCGCGAGGTCGGGGCCGAGCCGACCAGCAACTACTGGGCCGTGACCTGGCGGCTGCGGGAGTACGCGGGGCTGCGCTTCGACGGCACCCCGATGGCCGAGGACGACGAGGGCTACAAGCGGCTGCGGGACGAGGGCGCCGCGATGCACGCCCAGACCCTGGCCGACCTGCTCTCCGACACCGCCGAGACCCGGCAGGGCCGGCTGTTCTTCCCGCCGCTCACCCCGTACGGGCAGGAGCTGGCCGCGCGGCCGCCGCACACCGAGGCCGTCCTCACCGTGATCACGATGAGCGGGCTGGTGCTGCCGAACCCGACGGTCCCGCGCGAGCACTGGTCGTTCACCGAGCGGATGAGCGTCCCCGCCCTGCACCTCGCGTCCTGGTACGCGACCCGCGCCGTCTACGGCCTGCCCCGGCACGTCCGCAAGGTGCTGGCCCTGGACGAGTGCCACTTCCTGGCCATGTGGCCGGTCGGCCGGGCGCTGTTCCAGCGCGTCGGCCGGGACACCCGTAAGTACAACGTCTGCTGTCTGGCCGCGTCCCAGGACCCGTCGGACACGCTGAACATGGACGTCGCCAACCACGTCGCGGCCAGCTTCGTCGGCCGGATCGAGGACGAGCGGGTGGCCGCGGACGCGCTGCGGCTGCTCGGCGTCCCGACCGATGCCGGCTACGAGCACGCGATCGGCACGCTGTCCCAGCCCGGTCCGGACGGGACCCCGCCGGACTACCGGGAGTTCGTCTTCCGGGACGCGGACGGCAACGTGGACCGGTTCGTCGCCGACCTCTCCTACAACGAGGGGCTGCTCGCGGTGGTCAACACCGACGCCCGGCAGCCGGGGGAAGGCGACGCCGACCCCTCGACCGTGGACGACTACGCGGACTTCACCGACGACAAGGTGAACGCGTGA